From Kitasatospora sp. MAP12-44:
TTCAGCGGCTCTGACCGCCCGCCGGTGAGACCGTCCGTGCGGGCGGTCCCACCGGCCGGCCTATCCCTATCCGGCCCAGGCCGGCTTGCTCGACGTCGCCGTCGGGACTTCGGTGAACGGCTGCTCCGGCCCGGCGGTCCCGTTGGGCCAGACGCACGGTGACGCGACGGAGAGCGTGAGCTTACTGCCGTCCGAACTCGCCTTGAGGTTGGCCGTGAAGCCGTTCGCCTTGTTCTCGTAGACGCGGAAGTCCGCCTCGTCGGTGTAAAGCTGGAAACCCAGGCTCGTCATCTCGATTGCGAACGCCTCGAAGACCGCCGGATTGGCTTCAGGGTGATTCTCCGCGACCACGGTGTCATGGCTGAGCTGAAGCCGCCCCTTCGGTCCCGTGATGTCGCTCGTCTCGCACTCGCCGATCAATGGCGGCGCGGTAGACGGCTGGGGCTTGCCCAGCAAGGCATTCAGGATCTGCCCATCGTACGAAGCGAGTTGCCGGTCCGCCTGGTCCTTGGTGATGGTCGGCTTCAACTGCTGCCCACTGAGCGTGCACGACGACAGCGCCACCATCGCCACGGCAACGGCACCCGCGATCCGCATCTGGCGCATGCTCACCACTCGCCCGAGATGATGCGACCCATCGCGTCCAAGGACTTCCCCTTGTCGTTCCAGTAGTCGGAGTGCCCGACGCCTGGGTCGGTCGGAATCTGGTGACCGCCGAAGTACGCGTCGGACGGATCCCGTCCGAAGGCCAGGTGATTGTCCGAAGGGCTGGTGTAACCAACCGGACCACCGAACCCGTTGAGCATCTTCGAACCGACATCGCTCGCGCTGTCCTGTGCCCATCGCAACGGGTTCTCCGAGCGTGCGTAGTCGATCACGTCAGCGTCGCCGCGGCCCGCCCAGACGTGACCGGGATCGATCCCGAGGTCCTTGGCGTTCTCCACCCCGGTCCCGGGGCTGCCGACGAACATCACGGCATCGACCGGCAGGCCCTTGTCGCGCATCGTGTACCCCACCGTGGTCGTGCCGTAGCTGTGCCCGATGATGGTCTGCCTGGCCGGTGTGCCCTCGTGCGTGGCCCGCAACCCGACCTCGAAGTTGTGCAGCTTGTCCTCGGCTCCGACGGCGTACTTGTCATCGGCGGCCTGGGGGATGATGCTCTGCGGAGCGTCGTAACCCACCCAGGTTACTGACGACGTGGTCTTGGCGGGGATGCTCGGGCTGTCCCCCTCGGCCGACTTGACCATCCGGTCCGAGCGCACAATGTCGCCGTTGATACTGCCGAGCCGCGCCCCGGTTCCCGGAACGTAGGTCACCACGTTGTCGGCCGTGTCCGGGTTGTTGATCGCAACGATCGCGTGACCCTTGCCATTGGTGTCGAAACCGAGCAGGTACGCCGGCGGATTGTCGGCGGTGCCGCCGGCGTCGAGCCGCGTTTCGATGGCATCGATGCCCTTGAGCTGGTCGGTGAGCTCGTCGTGCTTCTCTCGCCACTGCTGGTGCGCAAGGCTCTCGACGTACGACGCGTCACCGGGGATCAGCTTCCCCTGCGGGTCAGGCTCGGGTTGGTTGAGCTGCGCCTGTATCTCGGCACGCTGCTGATCGAGCGCCAGCCGGTTGGCCTGGTCGCGGTCGAGAGCCGGGATCCCGTCGAGGTTGCCCACCTGCTGCGGGTGGTTGTGGATCAGATCCTGCTGCTCGGCCGGGGTGAGACCGGCCCACCATGTCTTGACCTGCGCTGCGGTCGCCCCCTGCGGTGGCAGGTTCTCGCGGCCGGCCTCGGTCTGCTGGTCCTGCCCGGCAGTGACACTGTCAAGACCCGTGCCGTTGGTGGCATTGTCGGTGAAGTGCTTCAGTCGCGCGGCAATCAACTTGTCGGCCTGGTCCGCCTCGGTGAGCGCGCCACTGATGCGGTCGCCGATGTAGGTCGCCTGGGCCTTCTTCGGGTCCACAGCGGGCTCGGAGGTCGCCGAGGCCGGAGCAGTGTCCCAGGTCATGCTCCCGTCGGGATTGACGGTGATGCCGGCGGCCTTGGCATCGTCAAGCGCCTGCACCAGCTGCGCCTGGGCCAGCGCGAACGACTGGGCCGCGTCACTCAACGTTCCACTGATGAGATTCAGCTCGTCATGAGCAGCCTGCAACTTGCTGGTGAACGCCGCGAGATCGGCCCGCACCAGGACGGCCGTGCTGCCCGACCACTGCGAGTGGTCCAGTCGGTCGGTCACCTTGCTTCGCCAGTCGTCGACATGCTGGCCGAAAGCCGTGACCAGGCGCCCGTAGGCGAGCTGCGCGCTCGTCAGGTCGACGAGGTCGGCGTTGCTGAGCGTGGCTATGTCCATGCCTACGCCACCTGCCCACGGGGGTGCTTGGGCGCGGTCTCCGCCGGCCCAGCGGACGTCGAACCGACCAGAACCGTCCCGAACGGATCACTGACTCTCGCAGGCACCTGGTACGCGGCCGCGCTGCTCGGGACCTGCGCCGCCGTCAGGGCCGACGCAGCACCCTGGTCACTCTGCCGGTACCCCTGCGCCATCTTGATCAACTTGCCGCCGTAGCCGTCCATGTCACCGGAGAGTCCGTCGACCAACTTCTGCCAACCGTACGTGCAGTCATGCAGCGCAGCGCCGGTGCTCCACCCGGCCAAGCCGCTCGATGCCTGATCGCTCGGCGCTAGAACGGTCTTGGCCTCACCGGGGATCTGCTCGGCTATGGTCTGCGCGCTGCTCCCGGCTCCCTCCAGCTCGTCCGGACTCACCGCAAAGCCGGCGTCCCCATTCGAAATCCCCATCTATCCCCCACAGCCATCGGCCCAGCCCCCCCGGGCCTGGCCCGGAACGATATACGTTGCGCATTTTCGAACACCCAGCGTCAACTGTCCACTACACCCCTGGGTGACCGCCGCGCCGGCCTCACCGTCTGCAAGCAGGACGCGGTGGAGCGCCTTCAGCGGCTCTGACCGCCCGATCAGGGCGCAGCGGGGGCGGCATCCCCTTCGGGGTGCCGCCCCCAGCCATGCAACTCGACCCCGCGGGGAGCGAGTTCGGCCGCAGCGGCGCCGTTGTGCGCCCCTGATCCGCCCGGCGCACAAACCCCGGCGCTCGCAACCGGACAGCTCGGGCCCCGGCTCGCCGCGCGACCGGCCCGCAGGGCGCGCACGCTGGTCAAAGAGGTCCACGTCGACCAATCTCGTTCAGCGGCCCGATCAGACCTGACCAGGCACTACGCCCAGAACGGTGAATGTGCAACAAGAATGGGTAAATCCCTGACGGACCTGGAGAATTCGTGCTTCTCTGCTGCTGAAACTCCAGCCGGAATCCTTCCTTCCACGGTCGGCCGCGTCCTGGACCGCACAGCCTCGAACAGTCTCGCCTTCGGCCGAGTCGGACGCTGCACGGCGGGCGCGTACGGAGCTGAAATGCGGAGCCCAGCATGCTCACCACACTGCAGACCTCCTATACCGACACCCGCGCCGGTGACCTGGCCTGGTGTCTCGGCGGCGGACCGCTGCCCGCGCTCGCGGTGCGCGACCTGCCCCTGTCGGGCGACGGCCGTCCGACCGACGGCAGACCGGCGGGCACCCTGCAACTGCGCCTGCTGGGCGCCTCGCACCAGGTGGTGATCGCGGCCGGACCGGGCGACTGCCTGGAGACGGTGGCCTGCATGCCGGGCCGCCGCAACCCGCTGCCGGCCCGGGTCGCCGAGCAAGTCGCGGGCTGGGAGTACGAGTTCGCCGCCCGGATCGAGACCCTGCCGCCGCATGTGTTCGCCGCCCGGGCGCAGGAGATCCTGGCCCTGGTGGACGGGCACCCGCGCGGTCTGGCCGGGGTCTTCCCCGGGGATCCGAGCGCCTTCACCGCGCTGGTGGCGCACGGGAGCGCGGAGCGGGTGCTCTGGCGCACCTGGCACGCCTATCCGCAGGAGGGCCGACTGGTCTGCACCCGCTCCGCCCTGGTGGTGCGCAGCGCGGCCGAACCGGCGCCCGACCCCGAGGCGCGTTGCGCGATGGCCCGCCCGACCGCCCCGTGAACCCGTTCGCCGCCCCGTGAGCCCTGTCCACCGGCCCGCCGACTCGAACAGCGTGACGATCCGTCAACTCGACCCGGAAAGCTATCCTTCGAACGAGTGGGACTACTCGCGGCGATTCTCGCCTAGCGTTTCTGCGTGATCAACCAGCCGGCGGGCCCACCCCCGCAGCCGGGCCTTGACCGCGACGGTTCCGCGCCGGACCCCGGCCGGGGGCGCCCGCTCCCGCCGGGGTCGGAACGGGCCGTCCGCCGCAGGGCGCCTACCCGCGGGCAGAGCCGGACCCGCCTCACCACCGACCCCGGCGCCGAGGCCCTGCCCGGCCCGGTCCGGTGGCCGCGCACCCGCGCCCGCCTGCGACTGCGCGCCCCGGCCCGGGTTCGCCCGAACGGACGCAGCCGAATGGGCGAACGGCCCCGGCCCGACGGACTCGAACACCCCGGCAGCCGGCACCGGCCCATCGCCCGAACCCAACCGGGCGAGCCGGACCGCCCGGCCGCGCTGCCCGGCCGCCCGAGCCTGGCCCGGCTGCTGGTCCTGCTCGCCGCGTTCGTCTGCGCGGCCTGCGGCCTGGTGTACGAGCTGGAGCTGGTCGCCCTCGGCGGCTACCTGCTCGGCGACTCCGTCCGGCAGACCTCGATCGTGCTCTCCGTGATGGTCTTCGCGATGGGCCTCGGCTCCCTGGGGGCCAAGCGCTTCGCGCACCGCCCGGCCACCTCCTTCGCCCTGGTCGAGTGCGCGCTGGCGCTGGTCGGCGGGCTCTCCGCGCTCGCGCTCTACAGCTGCTGGGCCTGGCTGGGCCGCTGCGAGCTGACCATGGTCGCCCTGACCTGTGTGATCGGGATGCTGATCGGCGCCGAGATCCCGCTGCTGATGACGCTGATCCAGCGGATCCGCCAGGAGGACGCCGGCCGGGCCGCGGCCGACCTGTTCGCCGCCGACTACGTCGGCGCGCTGGTCGGCGGGCTGGCCTTCCCGTTCCTGCTGCTGCCCGCGTTCGGGCAGGCCACCGGCGCGCTGCTGACCGGCGCGGTCAACGCGCTGGCCGGCGCCGCAGTGGTGCTCTGGCTCTTCCGGGCCGAGCCGAGCCCGCGCACCCGGCTGCTGCTCTGGGCCGGCTGCGGGGCGGTGCTGGCCACCCTGGCGGTGGCGGCCGCCGCCACCGGCGCGATCGAGCGGGCCGCCCGGCACGCGCTCTACGGCGGCCAGGCGCGCCCGGCCGTGCAGAGCCGCTACGGCGAGATCGTGCTGACCGGCTCGCCGCCCCGGGTCCCCGAGCAGGGCTCGCCCCCGACCGACCCGCTGCGGCTCTACCTGGCCGGCCGGCTCGCGGTCTGCTCCGCCGACGAGTACCGCTACCACGAGGCGCTGGTGCACCCCGCGCTGGCGGGCGGCGCGGACACCCGGGTGCTGCTGCTCGGCGGCGGCGACGGGCTCGCGCTGCGCGAGGTGCTGCGGCACAGCGGCGTGGCGTCGGTGCTGGTGGTGACCCTCGACCCGGCGCTGCCCGAGCTGGCCAGGACCGACCCGGGGCTCGCCGCGCTCGGTGAGCACTCCTTCGCGGACACCCGGGTGCGGGTGGTGACCGCCGACCCGCTGGCGTGGCTGCGCGAGGCCGACCCGGCGCAGTCCTTCGACGCCGTCCTTGCCGACCTGCCCGCGCCCGAACGGGCCGCGCACAGCGAGTACCACTCCACCGAGTTCTACGGGCTGGCCGCCGCGCGGCTCGGCCCGGGCGGACGGCTGGCGGTGCCGACCGGGACGGGCGGCACCGGGCTGTGGACGGCCGAGGCCGGCCTGCGGGCGGCGGGGCTGTCCACCGTGCCGTACCCGGTGGCGGGCAGCGGGCCGGCCTGCGACCCGGCGGGCAGCGGCAGCCTGGCCTCGGTGCTGCTCGCGGCCCGCGGTCCGCAGCCCTCGCTCGGCCTGGCCGCCGACGCACCGGCGCCCCGCTCGCTGACGACCTGGCAGCTGACCGCCTCGGCGGACCTGCTGGCCGCCACCCGGCCGGAGACCCTTCCCCCGCCCAGCACGCTGCTGAGCCCGCGCTGAACGCGCGCGGAACTCGTCGACGCGTCAACCTGGCGCCGTGCCCTCCCACCGTGCGGGTGGGTCGGTAGGCTCACAGGTATGGAGCATGAGGTTGTCGTCCCGCTGCCGGTCGCGCTCGTCCACAGCGCCCTGCAGGATCCCGCGCTGCTCGCACGGTGCGTGCCCGGTCTGAGCACCGACGCGGCCGAGCCCACCGACGGTCGCGCCGTGCGGCGCGCCAGCGGCCCGGGCACCCCCGAGGAGATCAACGGCCGGCTGCGGGTGCGGATCGGCGGTTCCACGATCACCTACCGCGGCGTGGTCTCGCTGATCCGCAGCGGCGCGGCGGGCGTGCTGACCGCCTTCGCCGAGGGTCAGGAGGCCCGCGGCGACGGTGAGGTGCTGGCGGCCCTGCGGATCAGCGTCGAGCAGGACGGCGAGGAGCGCACCGTGCTGCGCTTCCGCGGCGACCTCACGCCGGGCGGCCGGCTCACCGAGTTCGACGAGGCCGCGCTGGCCCTGGCCGGCCGGCGCCTGCTGGACCGCTTCGGCGCCTCGCTGGCCACCGAGGGCGGCGACACCCCCGAGGCCGAGCCGAGCGCGCCGATCGAGCTCAAGCCGAAGGCCGCGGCGGACGAGGAGACCGAGGGCGACGAGCTGCCCGACGACCTCTTCGCCGACGACCTCTCCGACCTGATCGCCTTCTCCGACTCCGAGGGCTTCGGCCTCGCCGCCGAGCCCGAGAACCCGGACGACCTGGCCGCCGCCGCTGCTGCCGGCCGCGGCGCGGAGAGCATGGACGCCCCGTACGGCTACCAGCCGTTCGGCAACGACCCGCTCTCGCCGGACGACGTGCTGGCCGGCCCGGTCCGCCGCAGCATCGTCGGCCGCTCGGCCGAGGAGGTGGACCACGCCCCGCCGCGCGGCCGCTACGCCCCGGCCCTGCCCGCCCGCAGCGCCCGCGCCCGGGCCGCCAGCCGCTGGTCCGGCGAGCACGGTGGCGGCGCGCCGGTGGCCGCCCGGGTGCACAACCGCGCGGCGGTGCCCTGGGTGATCGGCGGCAGTGTGGCCCTGCTCGGCGGAGCGGTCGTGCTGGCCCGCGCGCTGCGCAAGCGCTGAGGCCGCAGCAGGCCACCGGACCCGCCGGGCCCGGGCACGGCCTAGACTGACCACTCATGAGCAACGACCGTGACGCCCTGCTGGCGCAGATCAAGAACAAGGCCGTGGTGCACGGCAAGGTCACCCTCTCCTCCGGGCTGGAGGCTGACTACTACGTCGACCTGCGCCGCATCACCCTGGACGCCCAGGCGGCGCCGCTGGTCGGCCGGGTCCTGCTGGACACCACCGCGGACCTGGACTACGACGCCGTCGGCGGTCTCACCCTGGGCGCCGACCCGGTGGCCGCCGCGATGCTGCACGCCGCCGCCGCCCGCGGCCGCGAGCTGGACGCGTTCGTGGTCCGCAAGACCGGCAAGGCGCACGGCCTGCAGCGCCGGATCGAGGGCCCGGACGTCAAGGGCCGCCGGGTGCTGGCCGTCGAGGACACCTCCACCACCGGCGGCTCGGTGCTGACCGCCGTCGAGGCGCTGCGCGAGGCGGGCGCCGAGGTGGTCGGCGTCGCGGTGATCGTCGAGCGCGGTGCCGCTCCGGCCATCGAGGCCGCCGGCCTGCCGTACTACACCGTCTTCACCGCGCAGGACCTCGACCTCGCCTGAGACCGACGGTCCAAGCCGCTCGGTCGCACGTTCGGCACAACGGCCGGGGTGGTGCGCTGTTTCACGTGAAACAGCGCACCACCCCGGCCGTTCGCCGTTCCCGGCCTCGCGGACGCCCCGTCAGCGGGGCCATTCCGCCGGGATAAAACCCCCATAGTGTGACAATCTCGCCCTCATGACAGCCACAGTTCCTTCCTTCGACGACACCGAGGACTTCGCGGACGCCGATCGCGGGTTCATCGACCGTCTCGACCCGGCCGTGATCACCGCCGCCGACGGCCGTGTGGTCTGGGACAACGACGCCTACGCGTTCCTGGCCGAGGAGTGCCCCGCAACCGCCGACCCCAGCCTCTGGCGGCAGGGCCGACTCGCCGCCCGGCAGGGCCTCTACCAGGTCACCGAGGGCATCTACCAGGTGCGCGGCCTGGACCTGTCCAATATGACGCTGGTCGAGGGCGACCGCGGGGTGATCGTCATCGACCCGCTGATCTCCGCCGAGACGGCCGCCGCCGCCCTCGCGCTCTACCGGCGCAACCGCGGCGACCGTCCGGTCACCGGGCTGATCTACACCCACTCGCACGGCGACCACTTCGGCGGCGCCCGCGGCGTGCTGCCGCACGGCCATGAACCCGTCCCGGTGATCGCCCCGCGCGGCTTCCTGGAGCACGCGGTCAGCGAGAACGTCTACGCGGGCACCGCGATGACCCGCCGGGCGGTCTACATGTACGGCACCGCGCTGCCCAAGGAGCCGACCGGGCAGATCGGCTGCGGCCTGGGGATGGACACCTCGACCGGCACCATCACCCTGATCGCGCCGACGGTGGACATCACCCGCACCGGCCAGCTGGAGACCGTGGACGGCGTACGGATCGTCTTCCAGCTCACCCCGGGCACCGAGGCGCCCGCCGAGATGAACTTCCACTTCCCCGACCGCCGGGCCCTGTGCCTGGCCGAGAACGCCACCCACACCCTGCACAACGTGCTGACGCTGCGCGGCGCGGTGGTCCGCGACGCCCGGATCTGGGCGCACTACCTGGACGAGGCGCTGACCCTCTTCGGCGCCGACAGCGAGGTCGCCTTCGCCTCGCACCACTGGCCCACCTGGGGGCAGCAGCGGATCGCCGACTACCTGACCGGCCAGCGCGATGTCTACGCCTACCTGCACGACCAGACCCTGCGCCTGCTGAACACCGGCCTGACCGGCGCGGAGATCGCCGAGGAGCTGGCCCTGCCGCCCGAGCTGGCACGCACCTGGGCGGTCCGCGGCTACTACGGCTCGCTCAGCCACAACGTCAAGGCGATCTACCAGCGCTACATGGGGTGGTACGACGGCAACCCGGCGCACCTGTGGGAGCACCCGCCGGTCGAGCTGGCCAAGCGCCACACCGACGCGCTGGGCGGCGTGGACGCCGCGGTGGCCAAGGGGATGGAGTACGCGGCGGCCGGCGACCCCCGGTTCGCGGCGACCCTGCTGAACCACGCGGTCTTCGCCCAGCCCGACCACCAGAAGGCCCGGCTCGCGCTGGCCGAGGTCTACGACTCGCTCGGGCAAGGCGCCGAGAACGGCACCTGGCGCAACTGCTACCTGACCGCCGCGATGGAGCTGCGCGGCGACCCGGCCACCGTCGACCTGGAGCTGGCCGACCCCGAGATGTCGATGGCACTCACCGTGGGCCAGCTGATCGACTCGCTGGCGATCCGGGTCAACGGCCCGCGCGCCTGGGGCAGCAGGCTCACCATCGACTGGCTGGTCGCCGAGGAGCGGCGCGGCTGGCGGCTGACGCTCTCCAACGGCGCGCTCACCCAGCGCAGCGCGGCGCTGGGCAAGTCGCTCGGACCGGGCCCGGCGGACCTCACGCTCAAGGCCGGCAAGGCCGAGCTGCTCGGCCTGCTGGCCGGCTCCGGCCTGGAGGGCATCGAGCACAGCGGCGACCCGGCGGCGCTGGAGCGGCTGTTCGCCCTGCTGGACAGCCCGTCCCCGGACTTCCCGATCGTCACGCCATAGAGCCCCGCCAGACATGGGTAGGCCCCCGCCACCAGCGGTGGCAGGGGCCGAGTGCGTACGGGGTCAGCCGCGGCGGTGGCGGGGACCGGCCTGCACCGCGGCCTCGCCGTCCGCCTCGCCCGCGAAGGCGACGCCGGCCTTGCGCTTCTTGCGCTCGCGCAGCACCTCGATCAGGATCGGCGAGACCGAGATCAGGATGATCAGCGCCATCGCCGGGATCAGGTACTTGTCGATCACCGGGGCCATCGAGTCGCCGAAGAAGTAGCCGATGCAGAGCATCGTCTCGGTCCAGGCCAGGCCGCCGACCAGGTTCCAGACGAAGAACTTGCGGGCCGGCATCTCCAGCGTCCCGGCCACCGGGTTGAGGAAGGTCCGCACGATCGGGATGAAGCGGGCCATCACCACGGCCTTCTCCGGCCCGAACTTCTCGAAGTACTCCTCGGCCTTCAGCACGTACTCGCGCTTGAAGATCTTGGAGTCGGGCCGGTCGAAGAGCTTCTTGCCGGCCTTGGCCCCGATCAGGTGGCCCAGCTGCGCGCCGGCCACCGCACAGAGCGGCGCCGCGATCAGCAGGACGGCGATCGGCATCTGCACGCCGGGGCCGAAGGCCTTGGCCGCCGCACTGGAGGCAGCCACGCCGGCCAGGATCAGCAGCGAGTCGCCGGGGAGGAAGAAGCCGATCAGCAAGCCGGTCTCGGCGAAGATGATCGCCAGCAGTCCGATCGTCCCGACCGAGGCGACCAACGACTTGGCATCCAGGAGGTTGACCGCGAGTTCGGTGGAGTTAGTCACCGGCGCAGAATAGCGCGGACAGGTGTCCCGCAGCCTTCGGACCCGACGCGGGTCTTATGTGCGCATCCTCCCTTTCGTCCTCTCCTGCGCACCCTTCTGTCCCGACTGGCGGGCGGGGAGGTGAAGCCGGAGCACGAGTCTGGAAAGATGGCACAGGCGTCCGGGCCGCGGTCGCACCTCACCCGCCCCCACACCCTCGAGGGGCGGGAAACCGCGCCGGCCGGGGCGTCGTCGCACCCTGGTACAACCGCACCGCCGCGAACAGTACCGAGGACGTACACCGACGTACGCGCGCCAGACAGGCCGACCGTACGCCGCACACCGACAGGAGCGGATTCGCATGCCCATCGCAACTCCCGAGGTCTACACCGAGATGCTGGACCGGGCCAAGGCGGGCAAGTTCGCCTACCCGGCCATCAACGTCACCTCGACGCAGACGCTGCACGCGGCGCTGCGCGGCTTCGCCGAGGCCGAGAGCGACGGCATCATCCAGATCTCCACCGGCGGTGCCGAGTTCCTGGGCGGCCAGCACAACAAGGACATGGTGACCGGCGCCGTCGCGCTCGCCGAGTTCGCGCACATCGTGGCCGTCAAGTACGACATCACGGTCGCCCTGCACACCGACCACTGCCCCAAGGACAAGCTGGACGGCTACGTCCGCCCGCTGCTCGCGATCTCCGCCGAGCGCGTCGCCAAGGGCCAGAACCCGCTCTTCCAGTCGCACATGTGGGACGGCTCGGCCGAGACGCTGGCCGACAACCTGGCCATCGGCCAGGAGCTGCTGGCCCAGGCCGCCGCCGCCAAGATCATCCTTGAGGTGGAGATCACCCCGACCGGTGGCGAGGAGGACGGCGTCTCGCACGAGATCAACGACTCGCTGTACACCACCGTCAACGACGTGGTCCGCACCGCCGAGGCGCTGGGCCTGGGCGAGAAGGGCCGCTACCTGCTGGCCGCCTCGTTCGGCAATGTGCACGGCGTCTACAAGCCGGGCAACGTCGTCCTGAAGCCGGAGCTGCTGCGCGAGCTGCAGGACGCGATCGGCGCGCAGTACGGCAAGAAGGACCCGTTCGACTTCGTCTTCCACGGCGGCTCGGGCTCGTCCGCCGAGGAGATCGCCACCGCGCTGGAGAACGGCGTCGTGAAGATGAACCTCGACACCGACACCCAGTACGCCTTCACCCGACCCGTCGCGGACCACATGTTCCGCAACTACGACGGTGTCCTGAAGGTCGACGGCGAGGTCGGCAAGAAGAACACCTACGACCCGCGCACCTGGGGCAAGCTCGCCGAGGCGGGCATGGCCGCCCGCGTCGTCGAGGCGACCAAGAGCCTGCGCTCGGCCGGCACCCGGCTGAAGTAGTCCCGCCGCGCGAGAGCCCCGGTCCGGCAACCGCCCGGCCGGGGCTCTCGCGCTCGCATATCGTTCGGGTACGGGCAAAATCTTCCCCTAGTCCCGGTATGAACTTCGCCAGACCCTCGCGCCTCAGCGCCGTTCTCTCATCGACGCGGCCAAGGCTGCTACGTATGGCTACCAGTACGCTACTCAGCGCCCCCGAGCTGCCATCCGTCCCCCAGTCCGCCCGCAGAGCACCGTGGCGGTCCCCCGCAGGACAGCCGGCGTACGCCAGGCCCGTCCTGCTCGGCATCGCGGCGCTCGCGGGGGTCCTGTACTTCTGGGGGATCGGACAGAGCACCTACCACGTCTTCTATGCCGACGGCGTGCGCAGCATGACCGAGAGCTGGAAGGCCTTCGTCTTCGGCTCCTACGATCCGGCCAGCACCATCACGCTCGACAAACTGCCCGGCTTCCTGTGGCCGCAGGCGCTCAGTGCCCGGCTGCTGGGGTTCCACCCGTGGGCGCTGACGCTGCCGCAGGCGGTGGAGGGCGTGCTCTCGGTGCTGGTGCTCTTCCGTGCCGTTCGGCGCTGGGCGGGGGCCGAGGCCGCGCTGCTGGCGGCCGGCGCCTTCGCCCTGACGCCGGTGGTGGCGGGGCTGTTCCGCACCGCCGTCGAGGATCCGGCGTTCACCCTGCTGCTGCTGCTCGCGGCCGACGCGGCGCAGCGGGCCGCCCGGCGCGGGCGGCTGCGGTCGCTGCTGCTCGCCGGGGTCTGGGTCGGGCTGGCCTTCCAGACCAAGATGCTGGAGGCCTGGGCGGTGCTGCCGGTGTTCGGCGCGGTCTACCTGATCGCGGCGCCGGTCCGGCTGCGGCGGCGGCTCGGGCACCTGGCGCTGGCCGGCCTGGTGACGCTGGCCGTCTCGGCGTCCTGGGTCGGTCTGATGACCCTGACGCCCGCGGGCGACCGGCCGTACATCGACGGGACCACCGACAACTCGGCCTACAGCATGGTCGTCGGCTACAACTTCCTGAACCGGTTCTCGGCGGTCGGCCTCAACGCGGGCCAGACCGGCAGCGTGGTCGCCAGCCGCACCGGCGGCGGCCCGGGCGGCCACCAGGGCGCCGGCCCGGCGCAGGGGCAGCCGCAGGGCCAGAACCACGCAGGCGGCAGCGGCAGCGGCGGGCCGATGGGCGGCGACGGCGGCTGGACGAAGATGTTCAGCTCCCAGTTCGCCCCGCAGACCGGCTGGCTCTACCCGCTGGCGGCGATCTCGCTCTGCT
This genomic window contains:
- a CDS encoding alkyl sulfatase dimerization domain-containing protein: MTATVPSFDDTEDFADADRGFIDRLDPAVITAADGRVVWDNDAYAFLAEECPATADPSLWRQGRLAARQGLYQVTEGIYQVRGLDLSNMTLVEGDRGVIVIDPLISAETAAAALALYRRNRGDRPVTGLIYTHSHGDHFGGARGVLPHGHEPVPVIAPRGFLEHAVSENVYAGTAMTRRAVYMYGTALPKEPTGQIGCGLGMDTSTGTITLIAPTVDITRTGQLETVDGVRIVFQLTPGTEAPAEMNFHFPDRRALCLAENATHTLHNVLTLRGAVVRDARIWAHYLDEALTLFGADSEVAFASHHWPTWGQQRIADYLTGQRDVYAYLHDQTLRLLNTGLTGAEIAEELALPPELARTWAVRGYYGSLSHNVKAIYQRYMGWYDGNPAHLWEHPPVELAKRHTDALGGVDAAVAKGMEYAAAGDPRFAATLLNHAVFAQPDHQKARLALAEVYDSLGQGAENGTWRNCYLTAAMELRGDPATVDLELADPEMSMALTVGQLIDSLAIRVNGPRAWGSRLTIDWLVAEERRGWRLTLSNGALTQRSAALGKSLGPGPADLTLKAGKAELLGLLAGSGLEGIEHSGDPAALERLFALLDSPSPDFPIVTP
- a CDS encoding alpha/beta hydrolase — protein: MDIATLSNADLVDLTSAQLAYGRLVTAFGQHVDDWRSKVTDRLDHSQWSGSTAVLVRADLAAFTSKLQAAHDELNLISGTLSDAAQSFALAQAQLVQALDDAKAAGITVNPDGSMTWDTAPASATSEPAVDPKKAQATYIGDRISGALTEADQADKLIAARLKHFTDNATNGTGLDSVTAGQDQQTEAGRENLPPQGATAAQVKTWWAGLTPAEQQDLIHNHPQQVGNLDGIPALDRDQANRLALDQQRAEIQAQLNQPEPDPQGKLIPGDASYVESLAHQQWREKHDELTDQLKGIDAIETRLDAGGTADNPPAYLLGFDTNGKGHAIVAINNPDTADNVVTYVPGTGARLGSINGDIVRSDRMVKSAEGDSPSIPAKTTSSVTWVGYDAPQSIIPQAADDKYAVGAEDKLHNFEVGLRATHEGTPARQTIIGHSYGTTTVGYTMRDKGLPVDAVMFVGSPGTGVENAKDLGIDPGHVWAGRGDADVIDYARSENPLRWAQDSASDVGSKMLNGFGGPVGYTSPSDNHLAFGRDPSDAYFGGHQIPTDPGVGHSDYWNDKGKSLDAMGRIISGEW
- a CDS encoding DUF2617 family protein, producing MLTTLQTSYTDTRAGDLAWCLGGGPLPALAVRDLPLSGDGRPTDGRPAGTLQLRLLGASHQVVIAAGPGDCLETVACMPGRRNPLPARVAEQVAGWEYEFAARIETLPPHVFAARAQEILALVDGHPRGLAGVFPGDPSAFTALVAHGSAERVLWRTWHAYPQEGRLVCTRSALVVRSAAEPAPDPEARCAMARPTAP
- the pyrE gene encoding orotate phosphoribosyltransferase; the encoded protein is MSNDRDALLAQIKNKAVVHGKVTLSSGLEADYYVDLRRITLDAQAAPLVGRVLLDTTADLDYDAVGGLTLGADPVAAAMLHAAAARGRELDAFVVRKTGKAHGLQRRIEGPDVKGRRVLAVEDTSTTGGSVLTAVEALREAGAEVVGVAVIVERGAAPAIEAAGLPYYTVFTAQDLDLA
- a CDS encoding polyamine aminopropyltransferase; translation: MINQPAGPPPQPGLDRDGSAPDPGRGRPLPPGSERAVRRRAPTRGQSRTRLTTDPGAEALPGPVRWPRTRARLRLRAPARVRPNGRSRMGERPRPDGLEHPGSRHRPIARTQPGEPDRPAALPGRPSLARLLVLLAAFVCAACGLVYELELVALGGYLLGDSVRQTSIVLSVMVFAMGLGSLGAKRFAHRPATSFALVECALALVGGLSALALYSCWAWLGRCELTMVALTCVIGMLIGAEIPLLMTLIQRIRQEDAGRAAADLFAADYVGALVGGLAFPFLLLPAFGQATGALLTGAVNALAGAAVVLWLFRAEPSPRTRLLLWAGCGAVLATLAVAAAATGAIERAARHALYGGQARPAVQSRYGEIVLTGSPPRVPEQGSPPTDPLRLYLAGRLAVCSADEYRYHEALVHPALAGGADTRVLLLGGGDGLALREVLRHSGVASVLVVTLDPALPELARTDPGLAALGEHSFADTRVRVVTADPLAWLREADPAQSFDAVLADLPAPERAAHSEYHSTEFYGLAAARLGPGGRLAVPTGTGGTGLWTAEAGLRAAGLSTVPYPVAGSGPACDPAGSGSLASVLLAARGPQPSLGLAADAPAPRSLTTWQLTASADLLAATRPETLPPPSTLLSPR
- a CDS encoding VTT domain-containing protein — encoded protein: MTNSTELAVNLLDAKSLVASVGTIGLLAIIFAETGLLIGFFLPGDSLLILAGVAASSAAAKAFGPGVQMPIAVLLIAAPLCAVAGAQLGHLIGAKAGKKLFDRPDSKIFKREYVLKAEEYFEKFGPEKAVVMARFIPIVRTFLNPVAGTLEMPARKFFVWNLVGGLAWTETMLCIGYFFGDSMAPVIDKYLIPAMALIILISVSPILIEVLRERKKRKAGVAFAGEADGEAAVQAGPRHRRG